The following coding sequences are from one Paenibacillus tundrae window:
- the glyQ gene encoding glycine--tRNA ligase subunit alpha encodes MNFQQMILTLQQFWAEHNCIIVQPYDTEKGAGTMNPMTFLRSLGPEPWKVAYVEPSRRPSDGRYGENPNRLYQHHQFQVIIKPSPDNIQEIYLESLKRLGIDPLKHDIRFVEDNWENPSLGCAGLGWEVWLDGMEITQFTYFQQVGGIETNPVAVEITYGMERLASYIQDKENVFDLEWVEGITYGDVFRQPEFEHSKYTFEVSDVKMLFTLFNMHEEEANKAMAQNLVFPAYDYVLKCSHTFNLLDARGAISVTERTGYITRVRNLARQVAATYMEEREKLGFPLIKKGGAEHV; translated from the coding sequence ATGAATTTTCAGCAGATGATTTTAACGCTGCAACAATTCTGGGCTGAGCACAATTGTATTATTGTCCAGCCGTATGATACGGAAAAAGGGGCAGGTACGATGAACCCAATGACCTTTTTGCGTTCACTTGGACCTGAGCCGTGGAAAGTAGCTTATGTGGAGCCTTCCCGTCGCCCATCGGATGGACGTTATGGTGAAAATCCAAACCGTCTGTATCAGCATCATCAATTCCAAGTCATTATCAAACCTTCTCCAGACAATATTCAAGAGATTTATTTGGAGAGCTTGAAGCGTCTAGGTATTGATCCGCTCAAACATGACATTCGGTTTGTTGAAGACAACTGGGAGAATCCGTCTCTTGGTTGCGCAGGTTTGGGTTGGGAAGTATGGCTGGATGGTATGGAAATAACCCAATTTACGTATTTCCAACAGGTAGGCGGAATCGAGACGAATCCGGTTGCTGTTGAGATTACGTATGGTATGGAGCGACTTGCTTCTTACATTCAAGATAAAGAAAACGTGTTTGATCTGGAATGGGTTGAAGGCATTACCTATGGTGATGTATTCCGTCAACCAGAGTTCGAGCATTCTAAATATACATTTGAAGTATCAGACGTGAAAATGTTATTTACGCTTTTCAACATGCATGAAGAAGAAGCAAATAAAGCAATGGCACAAAACCTGGTATTCCCTGCATATGACTATGTGCTGAAATGTTCACATACGTTCAATTTGCTGGATGCTCGAGGCGCCATCAGTGTAACAGAACGTACAGGTTACATCACACGTGTTCGTAATCTAGCTCGGCAAGTGGCTGCCACATACATGGAAGAGCGTGAGAAGCTTGGCTTCCCGCTGATTAAGAAAGGGGGAGCTGAGCATGTCTAA
- the recO gene encoding DNA repair protein RecO, with translation MLYRVEGIVIRSMDYGEGNKIITLCTESGGKVGVLVRGAKKPKSRHAALVQPFTFGQYVYFRNTGLGNLNAGEIIESYHELREDLVKAAYASYACELLDRVLQDEETGTFWFKQLKACLQALKEDKDPVVMTSLYEMKILQSAGYGPALDECISCGQERPDEQLFVSPRLGGVLCRACKHFDPPAMSVSPKALKLLRLFAQFDLQRLGNISVSEGTRAELKKIMRAFMDHQLGLNLKSRSFLDQMEKYGI, from the coding sequence ATGCTATACAGGGTGGAAGGGATTGTCATCCGCAGCATGGACTATGGCGAGGGAAACAAAATTATTACGCTTTGCACCGAAAGCGGCGGAAAAGTAGGTGTACTTGTCCGTGGTGCCAAAAAGCCCAAAAGTCGACATGCTGCACTTGTGCAGCCGTTTACGTTCGGTCAGTACGTTTACTTTCGGAACACGGGCTTGGGAAACTTGAATGCAGGCGAAATTATTGAGTCATACCATGAGCTGCGTGAGGATCTGGTCAAAGCTGCATATGCATCTTATGCGTGTGAGCTGCTTGATCGCGTGCTACAGGATGAGGAGACAGGTACCTTCTGGTTTAAACAACTAAAAGCCTGTCTCCAAGCATTAAAGGAAGATAAGGATCCAGTCGTCATGACTAGTTTATACGAAATGAAAATTTTGCAATCGGCTGGTTACGGGCCTGCACTGGATGAATGTATCTCTTGTGGTCAGGAACGACCAGATGAGCAATTGTTCGTGAGTCCTAGACTTGGGGGCGTCTTATGCCGTGCATGTAAGCATTTTGATCCGCCTGCTATGTCTGTAAGCCCTAAGGCGCTAAAATTGCTGAGATTGTTTGCACAGTTTGATCTGCAACGGCTGGGTAACATATCTGTAAGCGAAGGAACACGAGCTGAGCTCAAAAAAATCATGCGCGCGTTTATGGATCACCAATTAGGTTTGAATTTGAAGTCCCGTTCTTTTCTCGATCAAATGGAGAAGTACGGGATTTGA
- a CDS encoding YqzL family protein — translation MRDFSWKVFAMTGDVESYLLYAEACSSLEQESDIAGEVIEDEEAEH, via the coding sequence ATGCGAGATTTTTCGTGGAAGGTTTTTGCGATGACGGGGGATGTAGAATCCTACTTACTGTACGCCGAGGCATGCAGCTCATTGGAGCAAGAGTCGGATATTGCAGGGGAAGTGATTGAAGATGAAGAAGCCGAGCATTGA
- the era gene encoding GTPase Era — protein MKKQAFKSGFVAIVGRPNVGKSTLMNQVIGQKIAIMSDKPQTTRNKIHGVYTSEQQQIVFLDTPGIHKRQSKLGDYMNQTALNTLHEVEAALFLIDASEGMGGGDRYIAEQLKNVRTPIILVMNKIDKVEPEALLPLIEEYRKLHDFAEIVPVSAKLGSNVNTLLEQISNYLPEGPQYYPEDQVTDHPEQFVCAELIREKILQMTREEVPHSIAVTIEDMKVQDNGVVYISAVIFVERDSQKGIIIGKQGALLKEVGKRARQDIQNLLGSKIFMDLWVKVKKDWRNQDRVLRDLGFGRE, from the coding sequence ATGAAAAAACAAGCATTTAAATCCGGATTTGTAGCCATCGTTGGACGCCCCAATGTAGGTAAATCGACGTTAATGAATCAAGTTATTGGTCAGAAGATTGCCATTATGTCGGACAAGCCTCAAACGACACGTAATAAAATTCATGGTGTATATACTTCGGAGCAGCAGCAGATCGTATTTCTAGACACGCCTGGTATCCATAAGCGTCAGTCCAAACTAGGTGATTACATGAATCAGACTGCACTGAACACACTTCACGAGGTTGAAGCTGCGTTATTCCTGATTGATGCTTCTGAGGGCATGGGTGGAGGAGATCGTTACATTGCAGAACAATTAAAAAATGTGCGCACTCCAATCATTTTGGTAATGAACAAGATTGATAAAGTTGAACCTGAAGCGTTACTTCCTTTGATTGAGGAATATCGTAAACTTCACGATTTTGCTGAGATTGTTCCTGTATCCGCTAAGCTAGGCAGTAACGTGAATACATTGCTGGAGCAGATCAGTAATTATCTGCCAGAAGGTCCGCAATACTACCCTGAGGATCAGGTGACAGATCACCCGGAACAATTCGTTTGCGCTGAGCTGATTCGGGAGAAAATTCTGCAAATGACTCGTGAAGAAGTGCCACACTCCATTGCGGTAACGATTGAGGACATGAAGGTGCAGGATAATGGCGTTGTCTATATTTCGGCAGTTATTTTTGTTGAGCGTGATTCACAAAAAGGGATTATTATCGGCAAGCAAGGCGCCTTGCTCAAAGAAGTCGGTAAACGTGCTAGGCAGGACATTCAGAACCTGTTAGGCTCCAAAATTTTTATGGATCTGTGGGTAAAGGTGAAAAAGGACTGGAGAAATCAGGATCGCGTGTTGCGTGACCTTGGTTTTGGTCGTGAATAG
- a CDS encoding cytidine deaminase: protein MDNGLLMQEAIKARTKAYIPYSHFGVGAALLDQEGNVHHGCNIENAAYTPGNCAERTALFSAIAGGQQPRSFKAIAIVGDTDDPIAPCGVCRQVMFELCEPDMKVILGNMKGDLRETTVAELIPYAFGPSDLNSSQK from the coding sequence ATGGATAACGGACTGCTGATGCAGGAAGCGATTAAGGCGCGTACCAAAGCGTACATCCCTTATTCGCATTTCGGTGTAGGCGCGGCATTGCTTGATCAAGAAGGTAATGTGCACCATGGATGTAATATTGAAAATGCTGCGTATACGCCTGGAAACTGTGCTGAACGAACAGCACTTTTTAGTGCGATTGCAGGTGGCCAGCAGCCGCGGAGCTTCAAAGCCATTGCTATTGTAGGTGACACGGATGATCCGATTGCACCATGTGGAGTATGCCGTCAGGTAATGTTCGAATTGTGCGAACCAGACATGAAGGTTATTCTTGGAAACATGAAAGGTGACCTGCGCGAAACTACGGTTGCAGAATTGATTCCTTATGCTTTTGGGCCATCCGATCTGAATTCGTCTCAAAAATAA
- a CDS encoding diacylglycerol kinase family protein yields MKRRSWGLVFRNAAEGIAYGFRTQRNVRVHTGVALIMCAAGFFFGISRTDWMFVLTAIFLVLVTELMNTAVEAAVDLAHPDIHPLAKAAKDTAAGAVLLAAVFAVIIGCVVFFEPVLNWLGLHSFFWM; encoded by the coding sequence ATGAAGCGGCGCTCCTGGGGTCTAGTGTTCCGCAATGCAGCGGAAGGAATTGCATACGGCTTCCGAACTCAGAGGAATGTAAGAGTCCATACAGGAGTAGCTCTCATCATGTGTGCAGCTGGATTTTTTTTCGGAATTTCCAGAACAGATTGGATGTTTGTTTTGACAGCCATTTTTTTGGTACTGGTGACCGAATTAATGAACACTGCTGTGGAAGCTGCGGTTGATCTCGCACATCCGGATATTCACCCGCTTGCCAAAGCGGCGAAGGATACCGCGGCTGGAGCTGTACTTCTGGCTGCGGTATTCGCTGTCATTATTGGGTGTGTTGTATTCTTTGAACCTGTGCTGAACTGGTTAGGATTGCATTCGTTTTTTTGGATGTAG
- the ybeY gene encoding rRNA maturation RNase YbeY — MSLNLAWNNEQQDKEITEPMIAMLEQLLNLAGEAEGVAEGEVALTFVDDEQIHELNRDYRGIDRPTDVLSFAMNETVDEELDIVYELDEDEEMEEMPDVLGDIIISVPRTILQSEEYGHSFERELGFLFVHGFLHLLGYDHQDEASEAEMMGKQEAVLAQAGLTR, encoded by the coding sequence ATGAGTCTTAACCTGGCATGGAATAATGAACAACAGGATAAAGAAATTACAGAGCCTATGATCGCGATGTTGGAGCAATTGCTCAACCTTGCAGGGGAAGCCGAAGGTGTTGCTGAAGGAGAAGTAGCTCTGACATTTGTAGATGATGAGCAGATCCATGAGTTGAACCGGGATTATCGTGGGATCGACCGTCCAACAGATGTATTGTCATTCGCGATGAATGAGACTGTGGATGAAGAACTGGATATCGTTTATGAACTGGACGAAGATGAGGAAATGGAAGAAATGCCAGATGTACTGGGGGACATTATCATCTCCGTTCCACGTACCATTCTGCAAAGTGAAGAGTACGGGCATTCCTTTGAACGCGAACTAGGCTTCCTGTTTGTCCACGGATTTTTACACCTGCTTGGCTATGACCATCAGGATGAGGCCAGTGAGGCTGAGATGATGGGTAAGCAGGAAGCTGTATTGGCTCAGGCCGGGTTGACACGATAA
- a CDS encoding HD family phosphohydrolase, whose protein sequence is MTSKELSKGKSFQNRATGWKYSVWARYLLFLFLVILFFVSLAPKLLPERYDIQEGTRSEVDIAAPMQIPNNKATLKAQEEAAERVQPIYQIVQMRNENLMTTLLDRIDRLNQDDQISSQDKIDIYREEIPQRQKDFVSNFINNNRKSGTYSETLLEEIRNVVQEQSYRIPEETYIKISRLTSDDIQEMKSVARDIVSRLMTDQISDATTARAKVAEMVSVSSLSKRTQREVVQELGRLVLTSNRFYDEEGTKEAKVQARENTQTVFIKQGDTLVAKGEIITPEMYALLDENDLLKNDVNYWPQLGLLMLSCLLSAAILMYIQQCSGTHFKYNNAQLLMLVLIFIITIVVMHVTAFIQTNEQSYVGFLAPVAVGAMLIALLLDTSLAFVCSIIIGMLSSIILNTHQGQIFDFEFGFFAVLVSFVAIFATHKASQRSTILKGAIMVCLFGSIAVFTLALIDTGDWNRTTTLYGVGFAFAGGVLTAILVIGLMPFFETSFGILSALKLVELSNPNHPLLRKLLTETPGTYHHSVMVGNLSEAAAEAIGANGLLCRVGSYYHDIGKTKRPIYFIENQNNMENPHDSIDPKLSKSIIVAHARDGVEMQKDYKLPRPIRDIAEQHHGTTFLHFFYHKALRQAEEAGIEPDFTEEDFRYPGPKAQSKESAIVGIADSVEAAVRSLRKPTVEQVESMIEKIIKGRLDDHQFNDCDLTMRELDIVAKTLKETVMGIFHSRIEYPEEMKKPKPTSPEAG, encoded by the coding sequence GTGACCTCTAAGGAACTGTCAAAAGGCAAATCTTTTCAGAATAGAGCTACAGGATGGAAGTATAGCGTGTGGGCACGCTATCTTCTGTTTTTGTTTCTGGTGATTCTCTTCTTCGTGAGCCTAGCTCCCAAGCTGCTTCCTGAGCGGTACGATATTCAGGAGGGGACACGCAGTGAAGTGGATATTGCTGCACCTATGCAGATTCCAAACAATAAAGCTACGCTAAAAGCGCAAGAAGAAGCCGCCGAACGTGTGCAGCCTATTTATCAAATTGTGCAGATGCGCAATGAGAATCTAATGACGACATTACTTGATCGTATTGACCGATTGAATCAGGATGATCAGATATCAAGTCAAGATAAGATTGACATTTACCGGGAAGAAATTCCGCAGCGTCAGAAGGATTTTGTGTCCAATTTTATCAACAATAACCGGAAGTCAGGTACATACTCCGAAACGTTACTGGAAGAAATCAGAAATGTAGTACAGGAGCAAAGCTACCGGATCCCGGAAGAGACATATATCAAAATATCTCGTCTCACGTCGGATGATATTCAGGAGATGAAATCTGTTGCACGGGACATTGTCTCTAGACTAATGACGGATCAGATCAGTGATGCAACAACGGCTCGTGCGAAAGTCGCCGAGATGGTTAGTGTCAGTTCGCTTAGCAAACGTACACAGCGTGAGGTTGTGCAGGAGCTAGGACGACTTGTTCTAACGTCCAATCGTTTCTACGATGAAGAGGGCACCAAAGAAGCGAAGGTACAGGCTCGTGAGAACACGCAAACCGTGTTTATCAAGCAAGGAGATACCCTAGTAGCCAAAGGGGAAATAATCACCCCTGAGATGTATGCACTGCTGGATGAGAATGATTTGTTGAAAAATGATGTGAATTATTGGCCGCAACTTGGATTGCTCATGCTGTCCTGTCTGTTATCAGCGGCGATTCTCATGTATATTCAGCAATGTAGCGGCACACATTTTAAATACAACAATGCACAGCTGCTAATGCTTGTCCTTATATTCATTATTACGATTGTAGTTATGCATGTGACCGCATTCATCCAGACAAACGAACAGTCGTATGTAGGATTCCTTGCACCGGTTGCTGTGGGTGCGATGTTGATTGCTTTGCTACTGGATACTTCGCTTGCTTTTGTATGTTCCATAATCATTGGCATGCTCTCAAGTATCATTCTTAATACACATCAGGGTCAGATTTTTGACTTCGAATTTGGCTTCTTCGCTGTATTGGTTTCCTTTGTTGCTATTTTTGCCACCCATAAGGCCAGTCAGCGCTCAACGATCTTAAAGGGTGCCATTATGGTATGTCTCTTTGGCTCCATTGCTGTTTTCACACTCGCTTTAATCGACACAGGTGACTGGAATCGCACAACGACATTGTATGGGGTAGGTTTCGCCTTTGCTGGTGGTGTGTTAACCGCTATACTTGTCATTGGACTTATGCCATTCTTTGAAACATCGTTTGGCATCTTGTCTGCTCTCAAACTTGTGGAGCTATCCAATCCAAATCATCCGTTGTTACGCAAACTGTTGACAGAAACGCCAGGCACGTATCATCACAGCGTCATGGTGGGCAATCTGTCAGAGGCTGCGGCTGAAGCGATCGGAGCTAACGGACTGCTCTGTCGTGTCGGATCGTATTATCATGATATCGGGAAGACGAAGCGACCTATTTATTTTATTGAAAACCAAAATAATATGGAGAATCCTCATGATTCCATTGATCCGAAGTTGAGTAAGTCGATCATCGTTGCTCATGCTAGAGATGGAGTGGAAATGCAGAAGGATTACAAGCTGCCCAGACCGATTCGCGATATAGCGGAACAGCATCATGGGACAACATTCCTTCACTTCTTCTACCATAAGGCATTAAGGCAGGCTGAAGAAGCGGGGATCGAGCCTGATTTTACGGAAGAGGATTTCCGTTATCCAGGGCCGAAAGCTCAATCCAAAGAATCTGCGATTGTTGGTATAGCAGATAGTGTGGAAGCGGCTGTTCGTTCGCTGCGTAAACCGACGGTAGAGCAAGTGGAGTCCATGATTGAGAAGATTATCAAGGGTAGATTGGACGATCATCAGTTTAATGATTGTGATCTAACGATGCGGGAACTTGATATTGTTGCCAAAACTCTGAAAGAAACGGTAATGGGCATTTTCCACTCCCGGATCGAATATCCAGAGGAAATGAAGAAACCAAAACCTACTTCACCCGAAGCAGGTTAA
- a CDS encoding PhoH family protein, giving the protein MSEQTRSIRISLQSAGEGQSLFGPQDIFLKLIEAEIPAQISSREAEIVIFGNAQNVESLEQLFDVLLQLVRNGYVLTERDVKYAIELAKELRADQLLDLFKGEITTTYRGKPIRVKTIGQKHYVTTIKKRDVVFGIGPAGTGKTYLAVVLAVAALKEGSVKRIVLTRPAVEAGESLGFLPGDLQEKVDPYLRPLYDALYDVMGQEQTAKALERGLIEIAPLAYMRGRTLDDSFIILDEAQNTTPEQMKMFLTRLGFGSKMVITGDVTQIDLPRGKKSGLVEAKAILNEVEEIGFVFFAEQDVVRHSLVQKIIVAYNHAAENQE; this is encoded by the coding sequence TTGTCAGAACAAACACGCAGCATACGAATCTCCCTCCAAAGTGCGGGAGAGGGTCAATCTCTGTTTGGACCCCAAGATATTTTTCTGAAATTAATTGAAGCTGAGATTCCTGCTCAGATCTCATCCCGTGAAGCGGAGATCGTGATCTTCGGGAATGCACAGAACGTAGAATCGCTAGAACAGTTATTTGATGTATTATTGCAATTGGTACGTAATGGATATGTGTTAACTGAGAGGGACGTTAAATACGCGATTGAGCTAGCAAAGGAACTGCGTGCAGACCAGCTTCTTGACCTGTTCAAGGGTGAGATTACAACGACCTACCGAGGGAAGCCGATCCGGGTAAAAACGATTGGACAGAAGCACTATGTAACTACGATTAAGAAACGGGACGTTGTGTTTGGTATTGGTCCTGCAGGTACAGGTAAAACCTATCTGGCGGTCGTGCTCGCTGTAGCAGCGCTCAAGGAAGGTAGTGTGAAGCGGATTGTACTTACAAGACCTGCGGTTGAGGCTGGTGAAAGCCTAGGCTTCCTCCCGGGTGATTTGCAAGAGAAGGTAGATCCTTACTTACGTCCGCTGTATGATGCATTATATGATGTGATGGGACAAGAGCAGACAGCAAAAGCGCTAGAGCGAGGGTTGATAGAAATTGCACCTTTGGCATACATGCGTGGACGTACGCTTGATGATTCATTCATTATTTTGGATGAAGCCCAGAACACCACGCCTGAACAAATGAAAATGTTTTTGACCCGTCTTGGTTTTGGCTCCAAAATGGTCATTACCGGCGATGTTACACAAATTGATTTACCCCGCGGCAAGAAATCTGGATTAGTTGAAGCAAAAGCGATACTGAATGAAGTGGAAGAAATCGGATTTGTGTTCTTTGCAGAGCAAGATGTTGTAAGACACTCTCTCGTTCAGAAAATTATCGTTGCATACAACCACGCCGCAGAAAATCAAGAATAG
- the yqfD gene encoding sporulation protein YqfD gives MKQPSLYKLRGAVRITVTGGDIEGLINLLAVQGLGVWNLRARDGRRADMNILLPDFFKLRPLLKRTGCKVKVTHRRGFPFFVARLLKRKFFLGGMLFFIAALFALTSMVWNVEVKGNVKIPSDEILAAAQKEGLYPFQWSFRLPSQDKLSRQLALTLPDVTWVGVTKEGTKVTIQVVESAQPKREPLMNPRHLISKSDAVVTQIYAEQGRPVVQENMRVKKGQVLISGILGDEENTENVVAKGDIRGLVWREYQVEVPLIQKLNTMTGESKERFYIVLGKWAVQLWGYGKVPFTSYETSSNHDPLTWRSFTLPMGWLTETDRETRAHEVQQSVEWAKSKGLEGARNDIIAKNGKETKIISEKILHEKKENGKVYMKVLFEVEESIAEELPLVHSQGE, from the coding sequence ATGAAGCAGCCCAGTCTGTACAAACTGCGTGGAGCGGTCCGGATCACGGTTACTGGGGGAGACATTGAGGGGTTAATTAACTTGCTGGCAGTGCAGGGACTGGGAGTTTGGAACCTGCGTGCCAGGGATGGGCGACGGGCAGATATGAATATCTTGCTGCCTGATTTCTTCAAGCTGCGTCCGTTACTGAAACGGACAGGCTGCAAAGTGAAGGTGACTCATCGCAGAGGGTTCCCGTTTTTTGTTGCCCGACTATTGAAAAGGAAGTTTTTCCTGGGCGGAATGTTATTTTTTATTGCAGCTTTGTTTGCGTTAACGTCTATGGTCTGGAATGTAGAAGTGAAGGGCAATGTGAAGATTCCATCAGATGAGATTCTTGCGGCTGCCCAAAAAGAGGGGTTATATCCTTTTCAGTGGTCATTTCGTCTTCCCAGCCAGGACAAGCTCTCTAGACAGCTTGCGTTGACACTGCCAGATGTAACTTGGGTGGGAGTAACCAAGGAAGGCACGAAAGTTACTATTCAAGTTGTAGAGTCAGCCCAACCGAAGCGAGAGCCATTAATGAACCCTAGACATCTAATAAGTAAGTCCGACGCAGTGGTCACTCAGATTTACGCGGAGCAGGGGCGGCCGGTTGTACAGGAAAACATGCGTGTGAAAAAAGGACAAGTGCTGATCTCAGGAATACTCGGAGATGAAGAAAATACGGAAAACGTGGTGGCGAAAGGTGACATTCGGGGTTTGGTGTGGCGTGAATATCAAGTTGAAGTCCCGCTTATACAAAAGCTCAATACGATGACTGGTGAGAGCAAAGAGCGATTTTACATTGTGCTTGGGAAATGGGCAGTACAACTATGGGGGTATGGTAAAGTTCCTTTTACCTCATATGAAACATCCAGCAACCATGATCCGCTCACTTGGCGCTCCTTTACTCTTCCTATGGGGTGGTTAACGGAGACAGATCGGGAAACCCGTGCACATGAAGTACAGCAGAGTGTGGAATGGGCAAAAAGCAAAGGATTGGAAGGGGCTAGAAACGATATTATCGCTAAAAATGGGAAAGAAACTAAAATTATAAGTGAAAAAATTTTGCATGAGAAGAAAGAGAATGGTAAAGTTTATATGAAAGTATTATTTGAAGTAGAAGAAAGTATTGCGGAAGAACTTCCGCTAGTCCATAGTCAAGGAGAATGA
- the yqfC gene encoding sporulation protein YqfC — translation MTRISRKLRRWTSEVLDLPQDVLYDMPRLTLIGNKQLYIENHRGVIHFTPDRIVLALSQGELEIRGAELMIRNILPDEVAVEGTILDIHMNGAEGNG, via the coding sequence ATGACTCGAATTAGCCGCAAGCTGCGCAGATGGACTAGTGAGGTGCTGGATCTGCCGCAGGATGTGCTTTACGATATGCCACGGTTAACCCTGATTGGCAATAAGCAATTGTATATAGAGAATCATCGAGGTGTCATCCATTTTACACCGGATCGAATCGTTCTTGCTCTATCCCAAGGTGAATTGGAGATTAGAGGAGCTGAGCTGATGATCCGTAATATTTTACCTGATGAGGTGGCCGTGGAGGGCACGATTCTAGATATTCATATGAATGGAGCGGAGGGGAACGGATGA
- the floA gene encoding flotillin-like protein FloA (flotillin-like protein involved in membrane lipid rafts): protein MEPTLITVLLVAVVAIIVLSVFFSFFPVMLWISAIASGVRIGIITLVAMRLRRVTPSRIVNPLIKATKAGLGLNINQLESHFLAGGNVDRVVNALIAAQRANIPLEFERAAAIDLAGRDVLQAVQMSVNPRVIETPIVSAVAKDGIEVKVRARVTVRANIDRLVGGAGEETIIARVGEGIVSTNGSSNSHKDVLENPDLISRTVLSKGLDAGTAFEILSIDIADVDVGKNIGAFLQTEQAEADKRIAQAKAEERRAMAVAQEQEMKARVVEMRARVVESESQVPLAMSEALRSGKIGVMDYMNLKNIEADTQMRNTLGKPGEGSNSNDQGDSKNGR, encoded by the coding sequence ATGGAACCAACCTTGATTACGGTATTGCTTGTTGCGGTAGTTGCGATTATCGTACTGAGCGTATTCTTCAGCTTTTTCCCGGTTATGCTCTGGATCTCAGCAATTGCATCCGGCGTACGGATCGGTATTATTACCCTTGTTGCGATGAGATTGAGACGTGTAACACCTAGCAGGATCGTAAATCCGCTGATCAAAGCAACAAAAGCAGGACTTGGATTAAATATCAACCAATTGGAAAGTCACTTCCTTGCTGGTGGTAACGTAGACCGCGTTGTTAATGCGTTGATTGCTGCACAACGTGCTAATATTCCATTGGAGTTTGAACGTGCTGCTGCAATCGACCTTGCGGGTCGTGACGTATTGCAAGCCGTGCAAATGAGCGTTAACCCTCGTGTAATTGAAACACCAATTGTATCCGCTGTAGCAAAAGATGGTATCGAAGTTAAAGTTAGAGCGCGTGTTACAGTTCGTGCAAACATTGATCGCCTCGTCGGTGGTGCTGGTGAAGAGACAATTATTGCCCGTGTCGGCGAAGGTATCGTAAGTACGAACGGTTCTTCAAATTCACACAAAGACGTATTGGAAAATCCAGATCTGATCTCTCGTACAGTATTGTCTAAAGGTTTGGATGCAGGTACCGCTTTTGAAATCTTGTCCATTGATATCGCGGACGTAGATGTAGGTAAAAACATTGGTGCATTCTTGCAAACGGAACAAGCAGAAGCAGATAAGCGTATTGCCCAAGCAAAAGCTGAAGAGCGTCGTGCAATGGCCGTAGCCCAAGAGCAAGAGATGAAAGCGCGCGTAGTAGAGATGAGAGCGCGTGTAGTTGAATCCGAATCCCAAGTACCTTTGGCAATGTCAGAAGCGCTTCGTAGCGGTAAAATCGGTGTTATGGACTACATGAACCTGAAGAATATTGAAGCAGATACTCAAATGCGTAACACATTAGGAAAACCTGGTGAAGGCTCCAATTCCAATGATCAGGGTGATTCCAAAAACGGAAGATAG